In a single window of the Zetaproteobacteria bacterium genome:
- a CDS encoding aminotransferase class I/II-fold pyridoxal phosphate-dependent enzyme: MALLERARALEAEGRRIVHMEIGEPDFPTPPPVVEAARRGLEQDGQWYTPSTGAPALQRSIADFYRREYDVTVEPERILITPGSSGAFTLLYAALLEPGDRVLLPDPGYPCQRNLVRLAGGEPVNIPVDADSRYHLSAERLFDHWSDRCRAAVVVSPGNPTGTLIDPEALAGLAAACRRRGGWLISDEIYHGLTYGCRAQTALAVDARAIVVNSFSKRWAMTGWRVGWLIVPPELIDPCRRVMQNIFIAAPTLSQQAAITALGCRAEVEAMRRAYDARRRYLLEALPPLGFEIVVAPQGAFYIYADVSRITDESGALCRRLLEQAGVAVTPGADFGRHRAARHVRFSYATDMESLKLGVERIARFLGGGRGG, translated from the coding sequence ATGGCGCTGCTCGAGCGGGCCCGGGCGCTGGAGGCGGAGGGGCGGCGCATCGTCCACATGGAGATCGGCGAGCCCGACTTCCCCACTCCCCCGCCGGTGGTGGAGGCGGCGCGCCGCGGCCTCGAGCAGGACGGGCAGTGGTACACCCCCTCGACCGGCGCGCCGGCGCTGCAGCGGTCGATCGCCGACTTCTACCGTCGGGAGTACGACGTGACGGTCGAGCCCGAGCGGATCCTGATCACCCCGGGCAGCTCCGGTGCCTTCACCCTGCTCTACGCCGCGCTGCTCGAGCCGGGCGATCGGGTGCTGCTGCCCGATCCCGGCTACCCCTGCCAGCGCAATCTGGTGCGGCTGGCCGGCGGGGAGCCGGTCAACATTCCTGTTGATGCCGACAGCCGCTACCACCTGAGCGCGGAGCGGCTCTTCGACCACTGGAGCGACCGCTGTCGGGCGGCGGTGGTCGTCTCGCCGGGCAATCCCACCGGCACGCTGATCGATCCCGAGGCGCTGGCCGGGTTGGCCGCCGCCTGTCGCAGACGTGGTGGCTGGCTGATCTCCGATGAGATCTACCACGGGCTGACCTACGGTTGCCGCGCGCAGACCGCGCTGGCCGTCGATGCGCGCGCCATCGTGGTCAACAGCTTCTCCAAGCGCTGGGCGATGACCGGCTGGCGGGTGGGCTGGCTGATCGTGCCGCCGGAGCTGATCGATCCCTGCCGCCGGGTGATGCAGAACATCTTCATCGCCGCGCCGACCCTGTCGCAGCAGGCGGCGATCACGGCGCTGGGGTGCCGCGCGGAGGTGGAGGCGATGCGCCGCGCCTACGACGCGCGCCGGCGCTATCTGCTGGAGGCGCTTCCCCCCCTCGGGTTCGAGATCGTCGTCGCGCCGCAGGGGGCCTTCTACATCTACGCCGATGTGTCGCGCATCACCGATGAGAGCGGTGCGCTCTGCCGCCGATTGCTGGAGCAGGCGGGGGTGGCGGTCACCCCCGGCGCCGATTTCGGCCGCCATCGGGCGGCGCGGCATGTGCGCTTCTCCTATGCCACCGACATGGAGTCGCTCAAGCTGGGGGTGGAGCGCATCGCCCGCTTCCTTGGAGGGGGGCGGGGCGGCTAG